Proteins encoded together in one Desulfosporosinus meridiei DSM 13257 window:
- a CDS encoding DUF3793 family protein yields MNFMSLRRSIMDDKSYLYISIAYWAAPTIAKQKPSSLIAFSHDSRDLYSLWESHKQEITEKLQLEYFEIRKCPRRVLVIFLDRTLLIKTLSVYKNKKFLMAIGYPRKLILDEYLVLLKRHFQISCPHEVGIFLGIPLEDVLGFIKFKGKECLLNSYWKVYHNLEEAKTIFAAYDKARVEAISSLSFLEYSSPVNENLISTA; encoded by the coding sequence ATGAACTTTATGAGTCTACGGCGTAGTATTATGGACGACAAGAGTTATCTATACATATCCATAGCTTACTGGGCGGCACCAACCATTGCTAAGCAGAAACCATCTTCACTAATAGCTTTCTCACATGATAGTCGTGATCTTTACAGTCTTTGGGAGTCCCATAAGCAAGAAATCACGGAAAAACTACAGCTAGAGTACTTTGAGATTCGTAAATGCCCTCGAAGAGTGCTAGTGATTTTTTTGGATAGGACACTATTAATAAAAACTCTATCAGTATATAAAAATAAGAAGTTTCTTATGGCTATTGGATATCCTAGAAAATTAATCTTGGATGAATATCTAGTATTACTAAAAAGACATTTTCAAATATCTTGTCCTCACGAAGTGGGTATCTTTCTGGGCATACCTTTAGAAGATGTTCTTGGATTTATAAAATTCAAAGGTAAAGAATGCCTTCTTAACAGCTATTGGAAGGTATATCATAATCTCGAAGAGGCTAAAACAATTTTTGCTGCTTATGATAAGGCCAGAGTTGAGGCGATTTCGTCACTTTCATTTTTGGAGTACTCAAGTCCCGTCAATGAAAACCTAATTAGTACGGCTTAA
- a CDS encoding putative DNA modification/repair radical SAM protein: MDIFDKLTILSDSAKYDVACTSSGIDRKGKSGSLGSAAKAGICHSFSADGRCISLLKVLMTNVCVFDCKYCINRESNDTPRAAFTPQELAELTINFYRRNYIEGLFLSSGVIKNPNYTAEQMIKALELLRNVYHFNGYIHVKAIPGADSELITRLGLLADRMSINIELPSQESLRLLAPNKTKESILRPMGLISNKIQENRTDLVKYRHASRFVPAGQSTQLIVGATPDTDHTILTLTEGLYKKYGLKRVFFSAYMPVVENSLLPAIDTKPPLIREHRLYQADWLLRFYGFEAKELLDARNPNFNLQVDPKCNWALNNMDKFPVEINRASHEMLLRVPGIGVISAQRIITARRNGTLDFASLKKLGVVLKRAQYFITCQGKIMEGLKITSDSTIRTLMSDQYKLPSYQEQLSLFDEPFITRKDVQQCLTGQI; encoded by the coding sequence ATAGATATTTTTGATAAGCTGACTATCTTATCAGATTCAGCGAAATATGATGTAGCTTGCACCTCAAGCGGTATAGATAGAAAAGGAAAATCAGGCAGTTTGGGTAGTGCTGCAAAAGCAGGGATATGTCATAGTTTTTCCGCCGATGGCCGCTGCATTTCCTTACTGAAAGTGCTGATGACAAATGTCTGTGTCTTTGATTGTAAATATTGTATCAATCGTGAATCTAATGATACTCCAAGAGCTGCATTTACACCCCAAGAACTAGCGGAATTGACCATTAACTTTTACCGCCGTAACTATATCGAGGGTTTGTTTCTAAGCTCTGGTGTTATTAAAAACCCTAATTATACAGCTGAACAAATGATTAAGGCTTTGGAACTGCTTCGTAATGTATATCACTTTAACGGTTATATTCATGTCAAGGCTATACCCGGAGCAGATAGTGAACTTATCACACGCTTAGGACTCTTAGCAGATCGGATGAGTATAAATATTGAGCTTCCATCTCAAGAAAGTTTAAGGCTTCTGGCCCCGAATAAGACAAAAGAGTCCATCTTACGTCCTATGGGGCTTATAAGTAATAAAATCCAGGAAAACAGAACAGATCTTGTGAAATATCGTCACGCTTCCAGATTTGTGCCTGCTGGGCAGAGTACTCAGCTGATTGTGGGAGCTACTCCTGATACGGATCACACTATTTTGACACTCACTGAGGGGCTCTACAAAAAATACGGTCTTAAGCGAGTTTTTTTCTCCGCCTATATGCCCGTTGTCGAGAATTCCCTCTTGCCGGCCATTGACACAAAACCACCACTGATTAGAGAACATCGACTTTATCAAGCAGACTGGTTATTGCGCTTTTATGGCTTTGAAGCAAAGGAATTACTTGATGCGCGAAATCCTAATTTCAATTTACAAGTCGATCCTAAATGCAACTGGGCCTTAAATAACATGGATAAATTTCCGGTTGAGATTAATAGAGCATCTCATGAAATGCTTTTAAGAGTCCCTGGAATTGGTGTGATTAGTGCCCAACGAATAATTACTGCCAGGAGAAATGGCACTCTTGATTTTGCCAGTCTTAAAAAGCTGGGGGTTGTTCTCAAACGTGCCCAGTATTTCATTACTTGCCAAGGAAAGATTATGGAGGGCCTAAAAATAACTTCGGATAGCACTATTAGAACATTAATGTCAGATCAATATAAGCTCCCGTCATATCAAGAGCAGTTAAGTCTTTTTGATGAACCTTTTATTACGAGAAAGGATGTGCAGCAATGCTTGACGGGACAGATATAG
- a CDS encoding N-acetylmuramoyl-L-alanine amidase translates to MFNRPMIVFIGKPFIITGIIALIIFLMGASALKLTSVFSSVLKDKVIVIDPGHGGADPGAQNSGLKEKDINLDISLRLGKVLESKGCKVILTRETDKDYFLPGFVKGRMAKRAELNQRIQIASENNADLFISIHANSFPQRNSYGMETYYHLKSSSGKALAEVIHEQLSQVQPDNKRTAKAGDYYLINQAEMPSVIVEVGFISNARERKLLSSDDYRNQVANAIGTGVEKYFDAYPQGVRENLPTVAQEGPPMISENSFKLYFSDDSLDSLVPEIRHINRSEWSRLDLSQKTSLVMSKLIQGPVSSKLSPTIAPTTKLISVTTQNGLATINFSEEIRDDFTGGASGENMTIRSIIWSVTQIPGITGVRILVNGEFGDSIGGHILLDRTFTAQFGV, encoded by the coding sequence TTGTTTAATCGACCGATGATTGTATTTATTGGCAAGCCCTTTATTATTACGGGTATCATTGCGTTAATCATTTTTTTGATGGGAGCCAGCGCATTAAAATTAACGTCCGTATTTTCTTCCGTTTTAAAGGATAAGGTTATTGTGATTGACCCAGGGCACGGAGGAGCTGACCCTGGGGCCCAGAATTCAGGACTTAAAGAAAAAGATATAAATCTAGATATTTCATTACGTCTAGGTAAAGTTTTAGAGTCTAAGGGGTGCAAAGTTATTCTAACGCGGGAAACAGATAAAGATTATTTTCTTCCTGGCTTTGTAAAAGGTCGAATGGCTAAAAGAGCTGAGCTAAACCAAAGAATTCAAATTGCCTCAGAAAATAATGCTGATCTATTTATTAGTATTCATGCAAACAGCTTTCCTCAACGGAATTCTTATGGAATGGAAACCTATTACCATCTGAAATCTTCATCCGGAAAAGCACTTGCTGAAGTAATTCACGAGCAGCTCAGCCAAGTTCAACCTGATAATAAGCGTACGGCCAAAGCCGGAGATTACTATTTAATTAACCAAGCTGAAATGCCCTCAGTCATAGTTGAGGTTGGATTTATATCAAACGCCCGAGAAAGGAAACTATTATCCTCCGATGACTACCGCAATCAAGTGGCTAATGCTATCGGAACAGGGGTAGAGAAATATTTTGATGCCTATCCGCAGGGGGTACGAGAAAATTTACCCACTGTTGCCCAAGAAGGTCCTCCTATGATTAGTGAAAACTCATTTAAACTCTACTTTTCAGATGATAGTTTAGATAGTCTTGTGCCTGAAATACGCCATATAAATCGATCCGAATGGTCTCGACTTGATCTTTCGCAAAAAACGAGCCTTGTCATGAGTAAGCTCATACAAGGCCCAGTTTCCAGCAAATTATCACCGACTATTGCGCCGACAACTAAATTAATTTCAGTAACAACTCAGAATGGCTTAGCGACAATCAACTTTAGTGAAGAGATTAGAGATGATTTCACAGGAGGTGCTTCGGGGGAAAATATGACCATTCGATCGATCATCTGGTCTGTGACACAAATCCCAGGTATCACCGGAGTTCGCATTCTTGTCAATGGAGAATTTGGCGACTCTATTGGCGGTCATATTCTTTTAGATCGTACTTTTACTGCTCAATTTGGAGTCTAA
- a CDS encoding TRAP transporter substrate-binding protein: protein MKKGLWKSLKQKSLGRGLLLGAMVLNLLFVSGCGQSASAPTDTKSQSVELKLAHFFPATHPAEKELIQPWAKAIESATEGRVKITSYPGQTLSQADATYDGVINGISDMGLSCFSYTRGNFPVLEVFELPGIKYVNSKAASKVAWEGIKQINPKEVQDTKLMMVFTTGPGDLYTKEPVRGLKDLKGLEIRATGLSAKSLAALGASPVAMAQSEAYESLSKGVVKGNLGPIEVLQGWKQAEVTKYLTLTPFLYNNLFYITMNLDKWNSLTPEDQKAIEAVNEKFFNEVAMGLWDKQNEAALKYAVDEKGMEVINLSQEEQEQWMSLVKPIQDEFIAQMKQKGQNGQEILDKVKSLADQYNKEFQ, encoded by the coding sequence GTGAAAAAGGGGCTATGGAAATCACTTAAACAAAAGTCATTAGGAAGAGGACTTTTACTCGGGGCGATGGTGCTAAACTTACTTTTTGTTTCGGGATGCGGACAGAGTGCATCTGCTCCGACTGATACGAAATCTCAATCAGTGGAGTTAAAATTGGCCCATTTCTTCCCTGCTACTCACCCGGCTGAGAAAGAATTAATTCAGCCTTGGGCAAAGGCGATTGAGAGTGCGACTGAGGGCAGAGTAAAAATCACCAGTTATCCAGGACAGACGCTTTCCCAGGCCGATGCCACTTATGACGGGGTTATTAATGGAATTTCAGATATGGGCCTTTCTTGTTTTTCATACACGCGAGGTAATTTTCCGGTGTTGGAGGTATTTGAACTGCCCGGTATTAAGTATGTGAATTCTAAGGCTGCCAGTAAAGTTGCCTGGGAAGGGATCAAACAAATTAATCCAAAGGAGGTTCAGGATACCAAACTAATGATGGTATTTACAACAGGCCCTGGGGATCTATATACAAAAGAACCTGTACGTGGTCTCAAGGATTTAAAAGGGTTAGAGATTAGGGCTACTGGCCTTAGTGCCAAAAGTCTGGCTGCTCTTGGAGCGTCTCCGGTAGCAATGGCTCAATCTGAAGCCTACGAATCATTGTCAAAAGGTGTAGTTAAGGGGAATCTAGGTCCAATCGAGGTTCTACAGGGCTGGAAACAGGCAGAAGTCACAAAGTATCTAACGTTGACACCATTTTTATACAATAATTTATTCTATATTACCATGAACCTCGACAAATGGAATTCTCTTACCCCGGAAGATCAGAAAGCAATTGAAGCTGTTAATGAGAAGTTCTTTAACGAAGTTGCCATGGGTTTATGGGACAAACAGAATGAAGCAGCTTTAAAGTATGCGGTGGATGAAAAAGGAATGGAAGTTATTAATCTGTCTCAAGAAGAGCAGGAACAATGGATGAGCTTGGTTAAGCCAATTCAGGACGAGTTTATAGCTCAAATGAAACAAAAGGGGCAGAACGGTCAAGAAATTTTGGATAAAGTGAAAAGTCTTGCAGATCAATACAACAAGGAGTTTCAGTAA
- a CDS encoding TRAP transporter large permease, translating to MSIFLVGLIGIAVFFGLVMARMPIAYAMALVGFGGFSYLTSVPAAMDMLAKELYNTFTSYSLSVIVMFVWMGFLAFYSGIGTSLYVFAYKMIGHLPGGLAIATQAACAVFGAICGSNTATAATMAAIALPEMDKYHYDKSLSTASIAAGGVLGILIPPSVIFILYGTATEQSVGKLFMAGIIPGILLTVLNMGMIYILTLRNPSLGPAGSKSTWRERVRSLRGGLGEALAVFVLSIGGLFAGWFTPTEAGAVGAGGILIISLLEKRLSWENLKKSLYDTTRTSAMIMLMLAGAVMFGRFMAISRVPFELANWVGSLPLPSFAIMGMILLIYLILGCFIDALALILLTIPIFFPVVVNTLGYDPIWFGVVVVLVVGMGVITPPVGMNVYIIKGIAPEIPLETIFKGVWPFLFTIVICIILLMVFPGIVTFLPELIKG from the coding sequence ATGAGCATATTCTTAGTTGGGTTAATTGGAATCGCTGTTTTCTTTGGTCTGGTGATGGCACGTATGCCTATTGCCTATGCCATGGCGCTGGTGGGTTTTGGAGGATTTAGTTACCTTACTTCGGTGCCTGCAGCTATGGATATGTTGGCTAAAGAACTATATAATACCTTTACCTCTTATTCACTGAGTGTTATTGTCATGTTTGTCTGGATGGGGTTTCTGGCTTTTTATTCAGGAATTGGCACAAGTCTCTATGTTTTTGCCTATAAAATGATCGGACATTTGCCCGGCGGGCTGGCAATTGCTACACAGGCAGCGTGTGCTGTTTTCGGGGCTATTTGCGGCTCTAATACCGCAACAGCGGCAACAATGGCTGCCATCGCTTTGCCTGAGATGGATAAATATCATTACGATAAGTCATTATCCACAGCTAGTATTGCGGCAGGAGGGGTCTTAGGGATACTGATCCCTCCAAGCGTTATATTTATTTTATATGGAACCGCCACGGAACAGTCTGTGGGTAAGCTTTTTATGGCCGGAATTATTCCCGGAATCCTTCTGACGGTTTTAAACATGGGTATGATTTATATTCTCACCTTGCGTAACCCAAGTTTGGGGCCGGCTGGCTCCAAGTCGACTTGGAGAGAACGCGTTCGTTCTTTGCGGGGAGGTCTGGGTGAAGCCCTTGCTGTGTTTGTACTTTCCATTGGCGGCTTATTCGCAGGCTGGTTTACCCCTACTGAGGCGGGAGCGGTAGGTGCGGGAGGAATACTCATTATCAGCCTATTGGAAAAACGTCTTAGTTGGGAAAATCTAAAAAAGTCCTTATATGATACAACACGAACTAGTGCCATGATCATGCTTATGCTTGCCGGGGCGGTTATGTTTGGTCGCTTTATGGCAATTAGCAGGGTACCCTTTGAACTGGCTAATTGGGTAGGATCTCTACCCCTGCCCTCATTTGCCATTATGGGCATGATTCTCTTAATTTATCTTATTCTGGGATGCTTTATTGATGCCCTAGCGTTAATTTTGCTGACTATCCCAATATTCTTCCCCGTAGTTGTTAATACCTTGGGGTATGATCCAATTTGGTTTGGGGTAGTTGTAGTACTGGTTGTAGGGATGGGGGTTATTACTCCTCCCGTTGGGATGAATGTTTATATAATTAAAGGGATAGCGCCAGAGATTCCGTTAGAAACAATTTTTAAAGGAGTATGGCCATTCCTATTCACAATTGTTATATGTATAATTCTACTGATGGTTTTCCCGGGAATTGTTACCTTCTTGCCAGAGCTCATTAAAGGGTAA
- a CDS encoding TIGR03915 family putative DNA repair protein, with product MLDGTDIVYAYDGTFEGLMCCVFESYECKEIPCLIRPPSVQQTIFDTSKWIETDSQKADRVYNSIPVRISSEAQELVKLGFLTCEENKELLIFRFLRLGFKVGGKVMTMLTDEAVCSLQKAVRHLTSESHKYKGFIRFSVFGEALVAVIEPKNYVLPLLSAHFCDRYNGEKFMIYDKTHSVALIYQSNRAELIGVEGLTLPNVDSMEAKYRLLWKQFYNTIAIEGRTNPRCRMTLMPKRYWNQMTELDNTNTLVNFKLTETNKTIANDISKTADKTVRYQIQGKQVP from the coding sequence ATGCTTGACGGGACAGATATAGTGTACGCCTATGATGGCACTTTTGAGGGTCTGATGTGTTGTGTCTTTGAGAGTTATGAATGTAAAGAAATTCCCTGCCTCATCCGTCCTCCAAGTGTCCAGCAAACTATTTTTGACACTTCAAAATGGATTGAAACAGATTCCCAAAAAGCCGACAGGGTTTATAACTCTATTCCTGTAAGAATTTCTTCTGAAGCTCAAGAGTTAGTGAAACTAGGGTTTTTAACCTGCGAGGAGAATAAAGAACTACTAATTTTTCGTTTTTTACGGTTAGGTTTTAAGGTTGGTGGCAAAGTCATGACCATGCTTACAGATGAGGCAGTTTGTTCACTGCAAAAAGCCGTTCGCCATTTGACGTCCGAAAGCCATAAGTATAAGGGCTTTATTCGCTTTTCTGTGTTTGGGGAGGCATTGGTTGCAGTTATTGAACCCAAAAACTACGTTCTCCCTCTTTTGTCTGCGCATTTTTGTGATCGTTATAACGGTGAAAAATTTATGATTTATGATAAAACCCACAGCGTGGCCTTAATCTATCAGTCCAATCGTGCTGAATTGATTGGTGTGGAAGGGTTAACTCTTCCCAATGTTGATTCTATGGAGGCAAAGTATCGCCTATTGTGGAAGCAGTTTTACAACACAATTGCCATTGAAGGAAGAACTAACCCCCGCTGTCGAATGACCTTAATGCCTAAACGATACTGGAACCAAATGACCGAACTGGATAATACCAATACTTTGGTTAACTTTAAACTTACCGAAACAAATAAAACCATCGCAAATGATATAAGCAAAACAGCAGACAAAACAGTAAGATACCAAATTCAAGGTAAGCAAGTTCCTTAG
- a CDS encoding peptide chain release factor 3 has protein sequence MSHTDLKSEINSRKTFAIISHPDAGKTTLTEKLLLFGGAIREAGSVKARKAERYATSDWMELERQRGISITSSALQFKYQGFVINILDTPGHQDFSEDTYRTLTAADSAVMLIDAAKGVETQTKKLFEVCRQRGIPIFTFINKFDRNAKDPLDLMDEVEKVLGIESYAMNWPIGMGQDFKGIYDRKTGQVERFVEGSAKSSAKPPISGAFSDPLVQDGIGEGLVKQLTEEIELLDLAGNDFSQERVDRGEVTPVFFGSALNNFGVPNFLQYFLELAPAPQPRNTNLGELDPETPSFSGYIFKIQANMNSQHRDRIAFIRICTGRYERGMNVIHTRSHRRLRLAQPQQLFAQERTILDEAFAGDIIGVHDSGLLRIGDVLTEKDGLQFEAMPFFSPENFARINIANALKRKQFIKGIQELQEEGAIHVFRDLHVGVEAPIIGVVGQLQFEVLEYRLREEYGVNVNIQHLPFEIVRWVEKDEKTVKLLTESSMSTVVMDKDDNYAVLLLDQWKANWLSERYEIKFYNQPF, from the coding sequence TTGAGTCACACGGATTTAAAATCAGAAATTAATTCTCGTAAAACCTTTGCGATTATTTCCCATCCGGATGCAGGAAAAACAACCTTAACCGAAAAGCTGCTTCTTTTTGGCGGAGCAATTCGTGAAGCTGGTTCAGTAAAAGCAAGGAAAGCAGAACGCTATGCTACTTCGGATTGGATGGAACTAGAGAGACAGCGTGGGATTTCCATTACGTCCAGTGCCCTGCAATTTAAGTACCAAGGATTTGTAATTAATATCCTTGATACACCTGGGCACCAGGATTTTAGTGAGGATACCTACCGAACTCTGACTGCGGCGGATAGTGCAGTGATGCTGATTGACGCAGCAAAAGGGGTTGAGACCCAGACCAAGAAATTATTTGAGGTCTGCCGTCAGCGTGGGATTCCGATTTTTACCTTTATCAATAAATTTGACCGCAATGCTAAGGATCCACTCGATTTGATGGATGAAGTAGAGAAGGTACTGGGAATTGAATCTTATGCGATGAATTGGCCCATCGGGATGGGTCAAGATTTTAAGGGGATTTATGACCGCAAAACCGGACAAGTGGAACGTTTTGTTGAGGGAAGTGCAAAATCCAGCGCTAAGCCACCTATATCTGGTGCTTTTAGTGATCCCTTGGTGCAGGATGGTATCGGTGAAGGTCTAGTCAAACAATTAACCGAGGAGATTGAACTTCTCGACTTAGCTGGAAATGACTTTTCTCAAGAACGGGTAGATCGTGGAGAAGTGACACCGGTATTTTTCGGGAGTGCCCTAAATAACTTTGGTGTGCCTAATTTTCTGCAATATTTCTTGGAACTGGCTCCTGCACCACAACCCAGAAACACAAATTTAGGAGAGCTAGATCCGGAAACACCGAGTTTTTCCGGGTATATCTTCAAAATTCAAGCTAATATGAATTCCCAGCATCGGGATAGAATTGCTTTCATCCGTATCTGTACCGGTCGCTATGAGCGGGGGATGAATGTGATTCACACTCGCTCACATCGACGTCTTCGTCTCGCTCAACCCCAACAGCTGTTCGCTCAAGAAAGAACGATTCTCGATGAAGCCTTTGCAGGCGACATTATCGGGGTACATGATAGCGGGCTTTTGAGGATTGGGGATGTCCTAACCGAAAAAGATGGACTTCAATTTGAAGCAATGCCTTTTTTTAGTCCTGAAAACTTTGCCCGGATAAATATTGCCAATGCCTTAAAGCGCAAACAATTCATTAAAGGAATTCAGGAACTGCAAGAAGAGGGTGCGATTCATGTGTTTCGTGACCTCCACGTGGGGGTAGAAGCTCCGATTATTGGTGTAGTAGGTCAATTACAGTTTGAAGTTTTAGAATACAGGTTGCGTGAAGAGTATGGGGTAAACGTCAATATTCAACACCTGCCCTTTGAAATTGTGCGCTGGGTTGAAAAAGACGAAAAGACGGTTAAACTGCTTACAGAGTCAAGTATGAGCACTGTAGTGATGGATAAAGATGATAACTATGCAGTGTTGTTATTGGATCAATGGAAAGCAAATTGGTTAAGCGAACGTTATGAAATTAAATTTTATAATCAACCCTTTTAG
- a CDS encoding TRAP transporter small permease, with protein sequence MKFTDLVKGVSSILDKFAPLCIFFVMLLIVANIFLRTVLNHPILGTYELVGFLTAVGVALALAHCAFKDGQIAVSLIMERFSNKCQAMVSFFVNLASLGLWAAVVWSLGELAQTMKIKGLVSPSAEIPVYPFIYLIAIGLLGLCLVLLNKSVISFRQILGNDSAKKVAR encoded by the coding sequence TTGAAATTTACTGACCTGGTAAAAGGAGTAAGCAGCATCTTGGACAAATTTGCACCCCTGTGCATTTTTTTTGTAATGCTGTTGATTGTAGCAAATATATTTTTAAGGACAGTTTTGAACCATCCAATTTTGGGAACCTATGAGTTGGTAGGCTTTTTAACCGCTGTGGGTGTGGCCTTGGCCTTAGCGCACTGTGCTTTCAAAGATGGACAGATTGCAGTTAGCTTGATCATGGAACGTTTCTCTAATAAATGCCAAGCTATGGTTTCTTTTTTCGTTAACCTTGCTTCTTTAGGGTTATGGGCTGCCGTTGTCTGGTCGTTAGGTGAATTAGCGCAGACTATGAAGATTAAAGGGCTCGTTTCGCCCTCAGCTGAAATACCTGTTTACCCATTTATCTATTTAATTGCTATAGGCTTATTGGGGCTTTGTCTAGTGCTATTAAATAAGTCAGTGATATCCTTCCGACAAATTCTGGGAAATGACTCAGCAAAGAAGGTGGCACGATGA
- a CDS encoding HDOD domain-containing protein: MSIKLEHVLKRVHALPPLPSSAIQVLELTNNPATSVKQLETVIGKDPALTAGILRQANSAYYGYPRRISSLREAIVLLGFQLTQELAMSAAISPVLKTNLAGYEIDQEGLWKHSLLTAMAARKVCQHCKLPYGEVAFIAGLLHDIGKLVISVYVQEVSDFLRQKAKDTPLTFVELEEKVIGFDHARAGGFLARSWNLPEELVAAISFHHSLSNAQNHEELSSVIHVANGLASLLGVAGGVDSSLNPIRQKALDLLNFQTSDLELLKDDLSKVLVDPTIFG; this comes from the coding sequence GTGTCTATCAAATTAGAACATGTATTAAAGCGCGTACATGCACTTCCTCCCTTACCCTCATCAGCTATCCAAGTGTTAGAACTTACGAATAATCCTGCTACCTCTGTTAAACAGCTTGAAACTGTTATTGGTAAGGATCCTGCTCTTACGGCAGGGATTCTTCGTCAGGCTAATTCTGCTTATTATGGTTACCCCAGAAGAATCTCGTCCCTTCGGGAAGCTATCGTTTTGCTCGGTTTTCAGCTAACTCAAGAGTTAGCTATGTCTGCAGCAATTTCACCTGTTCTTAAAACCAATCTAGCGGGTTATGAGATAGACCAAGAGGGACTATGGAAACATTCCTTACTTACAGCGATGGCTGCGAGAAAGGTGTGTCAACATTGTAAACTTCCTTACGGAGAGGTTGCCTTTATTGCAGGATTACTTCATGATATCGGTAAACTAGTTATTTCCGTCTATGTTCAAGAAGTTAGCGATTTTCTACGGCAGAAAGCAAAGGACACACCGCTTACTTTTGTAGAACTTGAAGAAAAAGTAATAGGATTCGACCATGCAAGGGCGGGCGGTTTTTTAGCTCGATCATGGAATTTGCCTGAAGAATTAGTAGCTGCAATTTCTTTTCACCATTCCTTAAGTAACGCTCAGAATCATGAAGAACTGTCTAGTGTAATCCATGTTGCCAATGGTCTTGCTAGTTTATTAGGAGTTGCAGGAGGGGTGGATAGTTCATTGAATCCTATCCGCCAAAAGGCTCTTGACCTTCTGAACTTCCAAACGTCGGATCTTGAACTTCTCAAGGATGACCTTAGCAAAGTTCTTGTAGATCCTACCATTTTTGGTTAA
- a CDS encoding GNAT family N-acetyltransferase has product MSLVDSEKNKNGFNYISNTFSNNFFCTSPKDTGIFVYKPLITKARNQNMVLFYQNVLSWVEMLRDSLVLTHSLKFETITCETDSVSFDNLSEKDNTQLWLHFCNAKQGIYVDRLSLPLHFRRMGIGTICINWLKDLVSELGFKYIILGSVVEAREFWIKMGFTLLSTKELDDFPGYQGRYTR; this is encoded by the coding sequence ATGTCGCTCGTTGATAGTGAGAAAAATAAGAATGGGTTTAATTATATTTCTAACACTTTCTCAAACAATTTCTTTTGCACCAGCCCTAAGGATACTGGGATTTTCGTTTATAAACCTTTGATTACTAAAGCGAGAAATCAAAACATGGTTTTGTTTTACCAGAATGTTCTATCTTGGGTAGAAATGTTGAGAGACTCCTTAGTCCTAACCCACAGCCTAAAATTTGAAACGATAACTTGCGAGACTGATAGCGTGAGTTTTGATAATCTGAGCGAAAAAGACAATACACAGCTCTGGCTTCATTTTTGTAATGCAAAGCAAGGAATTTACGTAGATCGATTATCATTGCCTTTACACTTTAGAAGAATGGGAATTGGAACAATCTGTATCAATTGGCTTAAAGATTTGGTCAGTGAGTTGGGTTTCAAATACATTATCCTGGGATCTGTTGTTGAGGCACGAGAATTTTGGATTAAAATGGGATTTACTCTTCTTTCAACCAAAGAATTAGACGACTTCCCCGGCTATCAGGGTCGGTACACTCGATGA
- a CDS encoding sigma-70 family RNA polymerase sigma factor, which yields MLMEFYLTGFTLSVLKGMTFLVSYINNKSLPKPLSKEDESRYFEILLRGRANSNSNVVPIDTVIQAEHARNMLIEHNLRLVAFTANKFEENNEDLFSIGLIGLIKAIDTFKPAVGVKLSSYATRCITNEILMHYRRGRGKSETSLFTPIGEDDSGNELIIIDNLEADICPIPDQIINEEDHKFLLEKVKTLPILCRQVIEMRYGLMNSQECSQQEVADTLKISRSYVSRLEKKAIHLLIKAMKESE from the coding sequence ATGTTAATGGAATTTTACCTTACTGGTTTTACCCTCTCTGTCCTTAAAGGGATGACTTTTCTCGTTTCATATATTAATAATAAATCCCTTCCAAAACCGCTCAGTAAAGAGGATGAATCACGTTACTTTGAAATTTTACTGCGTGGTCGTGCTAACTCCAACTCCAATGTGGTACCGATAGATACAGTCATTCAGGCTGAACATGCCCGAAACATGCTGATTGAACACAATTTACGTCTAGTAGCATTTACTGCTAACAAATTCGAAGAAAATAATGAAGATCTTTTTTCCATAGGACTAATTGGCCTAATTAAAGCAATTGATACATTCAAACCTGCGGTTGGAGTCAAGCTTAGTTCCTACGCAACACGCTGCATTACAAACGAGATTCTAATGCACTACCGTAGAGGGCGCGGAAAATCCGAAACCTCTCTTTTTACGCCCATCGGGGAAGATGATAGCGGGAATGAACTAATTATTATTGACAACCTAGAAGCAGATATTTGCCCGATTCCTGATCAAATCATCAATGAGGAGGATCACAAATTTCTACTGGAAAAGGTCAAAACATTACCAATTCTTTGCCGGCAAGTCATTGAAATGAGATATGGTCTGATGAACAGCCAGGAATGCTCTCAACAAGAAGTGGCCGATACACTTAAAATATCACGTTCCTATGTTTCAAGGTTAGAAAAGAAAGCTATTCACTTATTAATCAAAGCAATGAAGGAGAGTGAGTAA